TCCTCGGCAGGCTCCAGAGCGACCTGCAAGGAGGCGTGAGAAGCGCTGCGTTGTGGCTCCCCGAGCAGGATTCGAACCTACAACCTAGCGGTTAACAGCCGCCCGCTCTACCGTTGAGCTATCGGGGATCACGTTTTGGGCTGGGGAACCAGGATTCGAACCTGGGCACTCAGATCCAAAGTCTGATGTCCTACCGCTAGACGATTCCCCAGCGGTTTGGACTCCCGGCCCCCCGAGGTGCCGAAGGTGGGAGTCGAACCCACACGAGGGTGAGCCTCACCTGTTTTTGAGACAGGCGCGTCTGCCATTCCGCCACTTCGGCGCCTGACACCTCGGAGCGGAAGACGAGATTCGAACTCGCGACCTTCTCCTTGGCAAGGAGACGCGCTACCGCTGCGCCACTTCCGCGTGCGCTCAAGTATGCGATCGCGGCGGCGCTCCTGTCAACTCTCTTCGACAGCGGGCGCGCCCTCCCCCTATCATCTCAGCAGCGACATGACGAGGGGGTCCCATGAACCGCGGCAAACTCGGCACGATGCCCCGAGCGACCGAACGCGACGACGAGTCGTACCTCGCCTTTGTCGAGGGCGCACGCGTTTTTGCCAGCGCCCTCGACCCGCAGCTGCGCGAGGCGGCCGGCGCAGCGATCACGCGCTACCAGCGCCAGACGGGCCGCCTGCCCCAGACAGTTGACGACGCCAAGCGGGCTCTCGACCCCGTGCCGATTATCGCGTCGCGCAACCGCATCATGCGCACCACGCAAGAGATGATGTGGCGAGGCGTCATCGACACCTACGCCAAGCGGAAGGACGAGCTGCTCGCCGAGCTGGAGGCGGCGGAGCGCTCGCCAATCGGCTCGGTCGAGTGGGACCCGAACTTTCAGTATCCCGACTACTTTGCCAAGGTCGAGTTTCATATCCAGCCCGGCAGCTATTACGCTGACCCGCTTGCCGGGTATATCTACCACTACGGCACGAAGATCTTCTTCCTCGGCCAGAACGACCGCGACGACATCCAGACCCGCTTTGTCAATCGCGTCCCGGCCCCCGCGGATGGCGTGGTGAACCGCGTGCTCGATGTCGCCTGCTCAATCGGCCAGAGCACTACCGCGCTCAAGCAGCGCTTCGTTCAGGCCGAGGTGTGGGGGATCGACGCGGCGGCGCCGATGGTGCGGTATGCGCATAAGCGCGCTGTCGAGATGGGGCTGCCGGTCCACTTCCGGCAAGCGCTCGCAGAGCGGCTGCCCTTCCCCGATGAGTATTTCGACATCGTCTTCAGCTACATTCTCTTCCATGAGCTCCCGCGCGAGGTGATGCCGCAGGTGCTGGCCGAGATGCGTCGGGTGACACGGCCGGGCGGGATCGTCGCGATCGTCGACTTTCAGACGCTTGGCCCGGCGCTGCCTCCGCTCGTTGCCTACTTCTTCGACTTCAGCCGGCGCTATAACGGCGAGCCGTACGCCGCTGACTTCATTACGCTCGATTTCCTCGCCATGATGCGTGAGGCAGGCCTCCGCAACGTTCGCGAGATCGCAACTGGCGAGGGATTTGCCGGGCTCCCGCTCCGCGTTGGAGAGAAATAATCCTCCTGTCCCGCCTCCTCCGCTTCCGAGCGGTCCGCGCGCTGTGCTGTTCGCCGCGTTGGTTGGGGTCATCACCGCCTTCTCCCTAACCCATAACCCGGTTTTCATGGTGTGCACAGGGCCGCTCGTCGCCCTCACCGGACCGTTCATCGGGGGCATGGTTGCTGCCGGCCGCGCCAAGACTGGGCCGCGCGAGGCGCTGCTGTATGCGCTCTGCATCGCGCTTGTTAATACGGCGCCTCTCATCGTGGCATGGCTGTGGCTGGCGCACAACACGGTCGTCCTGTTCGGGCCGTTCGTGCTCAATCGGCCGGAAGTCGCGGTGCTCGGCTGGGTGACCGCCGGCTTTGCCGCCTACATGCTCATGACGGCGTTCGCTGGGGCGATGTACGGAGCGCGGCGGGAGGCGCGCAAGCGCGCCCATGCCGAAGGGCAGCCGCTCGCCTCCGCATAGCGTGCCGAGCATGCTGCCGCCTCTCTCGCCCTCGTCGGCGCCGCTGCTTCCCGAGGGCGGCTGTCGCGGCAGGGGCTCCAGCGCAGGCGCCAAGCGGGCACCGCTTCGGCCGCACGGCACCGCCGCTCGCATGCGGTATACTCCGTTCCACCATTTTCTGGAGAGCCGTGTGTCCTCGCCGACAGCCGATGCGCCGCGCGACCGTCAGCTCGTCCTCGTTCTCCCCGGCCTGATGATCACGCTCTTTCTCGCCGCCCTCGACGGCACGATCGTCAGCACGGCGATGCCGCGGATCGTCGCCGACCTCCACGGTTTTGAACGGTACTCCTGGGTGGCGACGGCCTATCTCCTGACGTCGACAGTCTTGATCCCGCTCTGGGCAAAGCTGTCCGACCTTATCGGCCGCAAGCCGGTGCTGCTGAGCGTGGTCGTCGGCTTCGTGCTCGGCAGCGCCCTCTGCGGCGCGGCGCAGGAGATGGACCAGCTGATCCTCTTCCGAGCGGTGCAGGGGGTCTTCGGCGGCGGCGTGCTTGCCCTTGTCTTCAGCGCCATCGCCGACATCTTTTCGCCTGCGGAGCGCGGCAAGTGGATGGGGCTCTTTTTTGCGATGTTCGGCCTCGCCAGCGTCGTCGGGCCGCTCGCCGGCGGGGTGATCACCGAAACGACCTCATGGCGCTGGGTGTTCTACGTCAATTTGCCGGTGGGGCTGGCGGCGCTGCTGCTCCTCGCCTTCGGCTTTCCTTTCCTTCGGCCTGAACGGTCGCTGAACTGGCGCGCGCTCGATGTTGCCGGTGCCGCCGTGCTGACGCTGGCGACCACCGCGCTCCTCTTCGGCCTCGTGCAGGCGGGGACAACGCGGGCGTGGCTGGCGCCGACCACTGGAGCGCTCTTTGCCCTCGCTGCTGGCGGGGGCATGCTGTTTATCGTCATTGAGCGGCGGGCGCTGGAACCGATCATTCCGCTCGAGCTGTTCCGCAGCCGCGCGGTCGCAAGCGGCGCGGCGCTCTGTTTCTGCTGCGGCTTCCTGATGCTCGCCGCCATCCTCTACGCGCCGCTCTACGCCCAAGCCGTGCTCGGCGATACGCCCACGCAGGCCGGCGGCGTCTTGATTGCGTTCATGCTGACGATGATGGTCGGCAATACCGTCGTCGGCCGGCTGCTGGCGCACTTCAAGCGCATTAAGCCGATCATGCTTGCCGGGGTGGCGCTGCCGGCAGTCGGTCTTGGGACCCTGCTCCTACTTGGCGGACCGAACGACCGGATGGTGCTGATCGGCGGGCTGATTGTCTACGGGGCCGGCTTGTCGTTCTTGCTTCCTCCCGCGAATATCGGCATTCAGAACGCGGTGGAGTTCCGCCAGCTTGGGGCAGCGACCGGGCTGTCGAACTTTGCGCGCTCGATCGGCCAAACGGTGGGCGCGGCCGTCGTCGGCTCAATCGTCGTTGGCCGCTACGCTGCAAGCCTGCCCGCCCTGCTTCCGCCGAGCGCGCAGCCCCTCGACGCAGGGACGCTCGCTGCCCTGACTAATCCGCAGCGGATCCTGGGCGGAGAAGCCAGCCGCCTTGTCCCGCCGGCGGCCGACCCGACCGTCGCTGCCGAGGTGGCCGCCGCCGCCCAGCGAGCGCTGGCGGTCGGCATCCACGACGGCTTCCTCGCCGCCCTCGTTGTTGCGCTGGCAGCATCCGCTATCGTCGTCTTCTGGGTTCCCGATCAGCGCCTGCGCGAGGCCGCGCTCCGGCCGGCGCCGCCGCGTCCGCCGCTTGCTCAGCCGAGCAGGCTGTAGGGGTGCTCGAGCCGGCGCTTGACGAGCTGCAGAAACTGCGCCGCTTCCGCTCCGTAGACGACGCGGTGGTCGGCCGAGATCGTCAGACGCATCCGCTCGCGGACAACAATCTCGTCGTTCAGAACGACCGGCTTCTTGCGGATTGAGCCGACGGCGAGGATTGCCGTCGCGGGCGGGTCGACGATCGCGATGAATTCGTCAACGTCGTACATCCCGAGGTTCGAGATGGTGAACGTTGCGCCTTGGAAATCTTCGGGCCGCGGCCTGTTCTCGCGCACGCGCTGGAACATCGCTGCGTTCTCGCGCGCGATCTGCCGGACCCCTTTCGTATCGGCGCGGTGAATAACCGGCACGACGAGCCCCCGTTCCAAGGCGACGGCGATGCCGATGTTGATCTCCTCGTTGTAATACACCCCGTCGTCGCGGTAGCTGGCATTCAGGAGCGGCATGTCGGCCAAGGCGAGCGCGACCGCTTTGACGATCAGGTCGTTGTAGGTGATCTTGACGTCCTCGCCCGCGGCGTTCAGGCGCTGCCGCAGTTCGGTCAGTTCGCCGGTGTCCACCTCGGTCGTGACGTAGAAATGCGGCACCTGCTGCTTGCTGGCCGTCATCCGGCGGGCGATCGTCTGCTGCATGCGCGTGAACGGCTCGAGGCGCCCGGGGCGCGGCGCGCCTTCTGCCGGCGCGGCCGCGGCGGCCACCGGCGCTGCCGCGGGAGGCGCTTCGCGCACCGGCGCCACCACCTCAGCTGGCAGGGCCGCCGCGGCCTTCTCAACATCCTCCCGAAGGATGCGTCCGCCCGGACCGCTTCCCTTGATGCGGCTGAGGTCGATCCCGCGTTCGGCGGCGATTTTGCGCGCTAAGGGAGACGCCTTGATCCGGCCGTCGTCCGCCTCGATAGCGTCCTGGGAGGGGGCGGTGACGTGGGGAAGCGTGACGGTCGGCGGCGCGGCGGGCGGCGGTGGCGGCGCGGCGGGCGTGCGGGGAGCCGGCGCCTCCCCCTCTGGTTCTTGCGCGGCCGCGGCTGGAGCTGCCGGCGCAGCAGCGGCCGGCGCCGGGGAAGCAGCGGGCGCGCCTCCTTCAACTTCCTCCGCGCTGCCGATATAGGCGATCGGCTGGCCGATCGGCGCTTGGCCGCCCTCCTCGATCAGGATCTTCGTCAGGATGCCCGTCTCATACGACTCGAGCTCCATGTTCGCCTTGTCGGTCTCGATCTCGGCGAGGACATCCCCCTTGGCGACCGGATCGCCTGGCCGCTTGTGCCATTTCAGGATCTTTCCCTCCTCCATGGTGTCGCTCAGGCGGGGCATGACGATCTCTCGGGCCATCGAGACCTCCAAGGAGTGGAAGATTAGGGACGGTTCAGAAGCTGCTTCGCCTTGGCGACGATCGTCGCTGGGGATGGGATGGCAGCCCGTTCGAGCGGCTTGCTGTAGGGCATCGGCACTTCCGCGCCGGCTACCCGCCCGATCGGCGCGTCGAGATAGTCAAATGCTGCTTCGGTCACGGCCGCACAGATCTCGGCGCCGATCCCGTATGTGCCCCAGCCTTCTTCAACGTAGAGAGCGCGGTTTGTCCGCTTCACCGAGGCGACGAGCGTCTCGAGGTCGTACGGCCGCAAGCTGCGCAGGTCGACAACTTCCGCGGAGATCCCGAGCCCCTCGAGCGCTTTGGCCGCTTCGAGCGCGTAGAGCGTCATCCGGCTGTGTGCGAAGATGCTGAGGTCCTTTCCCGGCCGGACGACCTGGGCTTTGCCGAACTCGATGAGATACTCGCCGTCGGGCACCTCGCCGCGGGTGTTGTAGAGGGCGAGATGTTCGATGAACATCACCGGGTCGTTCTGGCGGATAGCGTATTTCAGCATCCCTTTCGCATCGGCAGGAAAGGCAGGCGCGACCACCTTGAGGCCGGGCACATGGGCGTACCACACCTCGAGGCTCTGCGAGTGCTGGGCGGTGAGCTGCT
Above is a window of Dehalococcoidia bacterium DNA encoding:
- a CDS encoding class I SAM-dependent methyltransferase, which produces MNRGKLGTMPRATERDDESYLAFVEGARVFASALDPQLREAAGAAITRYQRQTGRLPQTVDDAKRALDPVPIIASRNRIMRTTQEMMWRGVIDTYAKRKDELLAELEAAERSPIGSVEWDPNFQYPDYFAKVEFHIQPGSYYADPLAGYIYHYGTKIFFLGQNDRDDIQTRFVNRVPAPADGVVNRVLDVACSIGQSTTALKQRFVQAEVWGIDAAAPMVRYAHKRAVEMGLPVHFRQALAERLPFPDEYFDIVFSYILFHELPREVMPQVLAEMRRVTRPGGIVAIVDFQTLGPALPPLVAYFFDFSRRYNGEPYAADFITLDFLAMMREAGLRNVREIATGEGFAGLPLRVGEK
- a CDS encoding MFS transporter translates to MSSPTADAPRDRQLVLVLPGLMITLFLAALDGTIVSTAMPRIVADLHGFERYSWVATAYLLTSTVLIPLWAKLSDLIGRKPVLLSVVVGFVLGSALCGAAQEMDQLILFRAVQGVFGGGVLALVFSAIADIFSPAERGKWMGLFFAMFGLASVVGPLAGGVITETTSWRWVFYVNLPVGLAALLLLAFGFPFLRPERSLNWRALDVAGAAVLTLATTALLFGLVQAGTTRAWLAPTTGALFALAAGGGMLFIVIERRALEPIIPLELFRSRAVASGAALCFCCGFLMLAAILYAPLYAQAVLGDTPTQAGGVLIAFMLTMMVGNTVVGRLLAHFKRIKPIMLAGVALPAVGLGTLLLLGGPNDRMVLIGGLIVYGAGLSFLLPPANIGIQNAVEFRQLGAATGLSNFARSIGQTVGAAVVGSIVVGRYAASLPALLPPSAQPLDAGTLAALTNPQRILGGEASRLVPPAADPTVAAEVAAAAQRALAVGIHDGFLAALVVALAASAIVVFWVPDQRLREAALRPAPPRPPLAQPSRL
- a CDS encoding 2-oxo acid dehydrogenase subunit E2 — encoded protein: MAREIVMPRLSDTMEEGKILKWHKRPGDPVAKGDVLAEIETDKANMELESYETGILTKILIEEGGQAPIGQPIAYIGSAEEVEGGAPAASPAPAAAAPAAPAAAAQEPEGEAPAPRTPAAPPPPPAAPPTVTLPHVTAPSQDAIEADDGRIKASPLARKIAAERGIDLSRIKGSGPGGRILREDVEKAAAALPAEVVAPVREAPPAAAPVAAAAAPAEGAPRPGRLEPFTRMQQTIARRMTASKQQVPHFYVTTEVDTGELTELRQRLNAAGEDVKITYNDLIVKAVALALADMPLLNASYRDDGVYYNEEINIGIAVALERGLVVPVIHRADTKGVRQIARENAAMFQRVRENRPRPEDFQGATFTISNLGMYDVDEFIAIVDPPATAILAVGSIRKKPVVLNDEIVVRERMRLTISADHRVVYGAEAAQFLQLVKRRLEHPYSLLG
- a CDS encoding alpha-ketoacid dehydrogenase subunit beta, with the protein product MAIMTYRDALNQALREEMLRDENVYLMGEDIGVFEGAYKVTQGLLAEFGEKRVRDTPIAEEGFVGAAIGSAMLGLRPVVEIMTINFSILAMDQIVNNAAKIFYMFGGQCPVPMVIRTPGGGGQQLTAQHSQSLEVWYAHVPGLKVVAPAFPADAKGMLKYAIRQNDPVMFIEHLALYNTRGEVPDGEYLIEFGKAQVVRPGKDLSIFAHSRMTLYALEAAKALEGLGISAEVVDLRSLRPYDLETLVASVKRTNRALYVEEGWGTYGIGAEICAAVTEAAFDYLDAPIGRVAGAEVPMPYSKPLERAAIPSPATIVAKAKQLLNRP